A DNA window from Methylobacterium sp. NMS14P contains the following coding sequences:
- a CDS encoding peptidase yields MTYCVGVLVEEGLVMVADTRTNAGLDDISTYRKLHHFNVPGERVMMLASAGNLSITQSVLSLLQEGVPGEEEGEPPQKLVEAPTMFQAAQLIGRAIRRVRSIEKDGFEAANIRFSISLLFGGQIGNGEMRLYLIYSAGNFIECSTDAPFLQIGEHKYGKPILDRAVKYTTDLYDALKVSLVSMDSTMRSNLGVGLPIDIAVARRNALTLEVNHRIEAGEGYFHDLRERWSAALRAAHRAIPRPPYGPSNS; encoded by the coding sequence ATGACCTACTGCGTCGGTGTCCTGGTGGAGGAGGGGCTGGTCATGGTCGCCGATACCCGCACCAATGCGGGGCTCGACGACATCTCGACCTACCGCAAGCTCCACCACTTCAACGTGCCGGGCGAGCGGGTGATGATGCTCGCCTCGGCGGGCAACCTCTCGATCACCCAGTCGGTCCTCAGCCTGCTCCAAGAGGGCGTGCCCGGCGAAGAGGAGGGCGAGCCGCCGCAGAAGCTCGTCGAGGCGCCGACCATGTTCCAGGCGGCGCAGCTGATCGGCCGGGCCATCCGGCGGGTGCGCTCGATCGAGAAGGACGGGTTCGAGGCGGCCAATATCCGGTTCTCGATCTCGCTGCTGTTCGGCGGCCAGATCGGCAACGGCGAGATGCGGCTGTACCTGATCTACTCGGCCGGCAACTTCATCGAGTGCAGCACCGACGCGCCGTTCCTCCAGATCGGCGAGCACAAATACGGCAAGCCGATCCTCGACCGGGCCGTGAAGTACACGACCGACCTCTACGACGCCCTGAAGGTGAGCCTCGTCTCGATGGACTCGACGATGCGGTCGAATCTCGGCGTCGGCCTGCCGATCGACATCGCGGTCGCCCGCCGGAACGCGCTGACGCTCGAGGTGAATCACAGGATCGAGGCCGGCGAGGGCTACTTCCACGATCTGCGCGAGCGCTGGTCGGCGGCGCTGCGCGCGGCGCACCGGGCGATCCCGCGACCGCCCTACGGGCCTTCCAACTCCTAG
- a CDS encoding transglutaminase family protein: MRIRVVHETIYTYEQPARGLVQVLRLTPRDHDGQYVRGWRIDTTVDGRLTAREDGFGNVVHWFTPDEPADALTIRVTGEVDTDDTHGVVRGTVERLPDEFYLRDTDLCAASPDLHAFAERVAAEGDGAVLTRLHRLMGAVHGAVAHEPGPASSAVPAAKAFAAGSGVCQDLAHVLIAAARHIGVPARYVAGYRARDDGQADVEAPHGWVEALVPNLGWVAFDPCHDVSPADNYIRVATGLDYLGAAPIRGSRTGGGTETLDVKLRVEQGRAAAQS, translated from the coding sequence ATGCGCATCCGCGTGGTTCACGAGACCATCTACACCTACGAGCAGCCGGCCCGCGGGCTCGTGCAGGTCCTCCGGCTGACACCGAGGGACCATGACGGGCAGTACGTCCGCGGGTGGCGGATCGACACCACCGTCGACGGGCGGCTGACCGCCCGCGAGGACGGGTTCGGCAACGTCGTCCACTGGTTCACCCCGGACGAGCCGGCCGACGCCCTGACCATCCGCGTCACCGGCGAGGTCGATACCGACGACACGCACGGCGTCGTCCGCGGCACGGTGGAGCGCCTGCCGGACGAGTTCTACCTGCGCGACACGGACCTGTGTGCCGCGAGCCCGGATCTGCACGCCTTCGCGGAGCGCGTCGCCGCCGAGGGCGACGGCGCGGTCCTGACCCGGCTCCACCGGCTGATGGGCGCTGTCCACGGCGCGGTGGCCCACGAGCCCGGTCCCGCGAGCAGCGCTGTGCCGGCCGCCAAGGCGTTCGCGGCCGGGAGCGGCGTCTGCCAGGATCTTGCCCACGTCCTGATCGCCGCCGCCCGCCACATCGGCGTCCCGGCCCGCTACGTCGCCGGCTACCGGGCCCGGGACGACGGCCAGGCGGATGTCGAGGCGCCCCACGGATGGGTCGAGGCCCTGGTGCCGAATCTCGGCTGGGTGGCGTTCGACCCGTGCCACGACGTCAGCCCGGCGGACAATTACATCCGCGTCGCGACCGGCCTGGACTACCTCGGCGCGGCGCCGATCCGCGGCAGCCGCACCGGCGGTGGCACTGAAACACTGGACGTGAAGCTGCGGGTCGAGCAAGGCAGGGCCGCCGCTCAATCCTGA
- a CDS encoding thiamine phosphate synthase — protein MRALPSPLLAVTDRHGHPRPLAETVRAVLDGGGRWIWFRDRDLEAEARLRLGAGVAERVRAANGVLTVGGDVALARALGADGVHLVGGSEPEAIAAARAALGEAALIGVSAHTPREAAAAAKAGADYVTLSPIYPTASKPGYGPALGLKGLAAARAAGLPTVALGGVGPEVIGACRAAGAAGFAVLGGLMRAVDPADATRALLKAWGAAESSAARTAT, from the coding sequence GTGAGGGCGCTGCCGTCGCCGCTGCTCGCGGTGACGGACCGGCACGGGCATCCGCGGCCGCTCGCCGAGACCGTGCGGGCGGTCCTCGACGGCGGCGGGCGCTGGATCTGGTTCCGCGACAGGGACCTGGAGGCGGAGGCGCGCCTCCGCCTCGGCGCGGGCGTGGCCGAGCGCGTGCGGGCCGCGAACGGCGTCCTGACGGTCGGAGGCGATGTGGCGCTGGCGCGCGCGCTCGGTGCCGACGGCGTGCATCTCGTTGGCGGTTCGGAACCGGAGGCGATAGCGGCGGCGCGGGCCGCCCTGGGCGAGGCTGCGCTGATCGGCGTCTCGGCGCACACGCCGCGCGAGGCCGCGGCCGCCGCGAAGGCCGGCGCCGATTACGTGACCCTCAGCCCGATCTACCCGACCGCGAGCAAGCCCGGCTACGGACCGGCGCTTGGGCTGAAGGGCCTCGCCGCCGCACGTGCGGCGGGCCTGCCGACCGTGGCCCTGGGCGGTGTCGGTCCAGAGGTGATCGGGGCCTGTCGCGCGGCGGGGGCGGCGGGCTTCGCCGTCCTGGGTGGCCTGATGCGGGCCGTGGATCCGGCCGACGCGACCCGGGCTCTCCTGAAGGCCTGGGGCGCAGCGGAGTCTTCGGCGGCTCGCACAGCCACGTGA
- the thiO gene encoding glycine oxidase ThiO, whose product MIVPLDRPASPIGRRRDPDGSATPTPLPARTDVAVVGGGLIGLSIAWRLARAGRAVTVLERDTIGAGASLAATGMLAPAAEHEPGSDPLLPLALDSLRLWPEFRDALEAESGRAIDYRADGTLVLAVGRDEVERLRFRYDLQRRSGLEATWLPGSEVRRLEPGLRPSVTAGIHCPLDHQVDPRLVMDALTEACRRAGVILVERTPVTGLDWSGGRVTGIRAGDRVAAAETVILASGAWSGEGGLLPDALALPVRPLKGQSLALRTTARTGTLARMVWTEQVHMAPKSDGHLVVGATVEDCGFRPGVTAGGLYALLEGARRVLPGIEEMEVEAVWSGYRPTSDDDAPILDAIAPGLVAATGHHRNGYLLAPVTADAIAALVLHGALPEVARPFTRARFGQPEALRASA is encoded by the coding sequence ATGATTGTGCCCCTCGACCGACCCGCCTCACCGATCGGCCGCCGCCGCGATCCGGACGGCAGCGCTACGCCGACGCCCCTTCCGGCGCGGACCGACGTCGCGGTGGTCGGCGGCGGGCTGATCGGGCTGTCGATCGCGTGGCGCCTCGCCCGAGCTGGCCGTGCCGTGACGGTGCTGGAGCGGGACACGATCGGGGCGGGCGCGAGCCTCGCGGCCACCGGCATGCTGGCCCCGGCCGCCGAGCACGAGCCGGGCTCCGACCCGCTGCTCCCACTCGCCCTGGACTCGCTCCGTCTCTGGCCCGAGTTCCGCGACGCCCTGGAAGCGGAGTCAGGCCGCGCGATCGATTACCGGGCCGACGGCACCCTGGTGCTGGCGGTCGGCCGCGACGAGGTCGAGCGCCTGAGATTCCGCTACGACCTGCAGCGCCGCTCGGGGCTCGAGGCCACCTGGCTGCCGGGCAGCGAGGTGCGGCGCCTGGAGCCGGGCCTGCGCCCCTCCGTCACCGCCGGGATCCACTGCCCGCTCGACCATCAGGTCGATCCCCGTCTGGTCATGGACGCGCTCACCGAGGCCTGCCGCCGGGCCGGCGTGATCCTGGTGGAGCGGACCCCCGTCACCGGCCTCGACTGGTCGGGCGGCCGCGTGACCGGGATCCGCGCCGGCGACCGCGTCGCGGCGGCGGAGACCGTCATCCTCGCCTCCGGCGCCTGGAGCGGGGAGGGTGGTCTGCTGCCCGACGCGCTCGCCCTTCCGGTCCGCCCGCTGAAGGGCCAGTCTCTGGCCCTGCGCACCACCGCCCGCACCGGTACCCTGGCGCGGATGGTCTGGACCGAGCAGGTCCACATGGCGCCGAAGAGCGACGGCCATCTCGTCGTCGGCGCGACCGTCGAGGATTGCGGCTTCCGGCCCGGCGTCACCGCGGGCGGGCTCTACGCCCTGCTGGAGGGTGCCCGCCGGGTGCTTCCCGGGATCGAGGAGATGGAGGTCGAGGCGGTGTGGAGCGGCTACCGTCCGACCTCGGACGACGACGCCCCGATCCTCGACGCGATCGCCCCGGGCCTGGTCGCCGCCACCGGGCACCATCGCAACGGCTACCTGCTCGCCCCGGTCACCGCCGACGCGATTGCCGCGCTGGTGCTGCACGGCGCGCTGCCGGAGGTGGCGCGTCCCTTCACCCGCGCGCGCTTCGGCCAGCCGGAAGCGCTGAGGGCCTCGGCATGA
- the thiS gene encoding sulfur carrier protein ThiS gives MKLLVNGEPRDCAVETVDALFRLEAEESGIESPQGVAIALNGRVLRRRDWGETPVAEGDRVEIVRAMQGG, from the coding sequence ATGAAACTCCTCGTCAACGGTGAGCCCCGCGACTGCGCGGTCGAGACGGTGGACGCTCTCTTCCGCCTCGAGGCGGAAGAGAGCGGCATCGAGAGCCCGCAGGGCGTCGCCATCGCGCTGAACGGCCGGGTTCTGCGCCGCCGGGACTGGGGCGAGACCCCGGTCGCGGAGGGCGACCGCGTCGAGATCGTCCGCGCCATGCAGGGAGGTTGA
- a CDS encoding thiazole synthase encodes MDQNHTPPRSERGDDSLTIAGVTLSSRLFIGTAGYPTQAIMRDAVQASGADVVTASIRRVSLQGHGSDTVKILKGKRFLPNTAGCETARDAIMTAELAREALDTNWIKVEVIGDRETLYPDVMELIEACRHLVDDGFVVLPYCNDDPIVCQRLEDLGCAAVMPMGSLIGSGMGVANPANLELICRRAKVPVVVDAGIGTASDAVIAMELGASACLINTAVAKADDPVRMAHAMGRAVEAGRDAHLAGRIPRRGRAEPSSPQLGLVGS; translated from the coding sequence ATGGACCAGAATCACACGCCGCCGCGCTCCGAGCGTGGGGATGACAGCCTGACCATCGCCGGGGTCACGCTATCGTCTCGGCTGTTCATCGGCACCGCCGGCTACCCGACGCAGGCGATCATGCGCGACGCCGTTCAGGCGAGCGGCGCCGACGTGGTCACGGCCTCGATCCGCCGGGTCTCCCTCCAGGGCCACGGCTCGGACACGGTCAAGATCCTGAAGGGCAAGCGCTTCCTGCCGAATACCGCCGGCTGCGAGACGGCCCGGGACGCGATCATGACCGCCGAGCTCGCCCGCGAGGCGCTCGACACCAACTGGATCAAGGTCGAGGTCATCGGCGACCGGGAGACGCTCTACCCGGACGTGATGGAGTTGATCGAGGCCTGCCGCCACCTCGTGGACGACGGCTTCGTGGTGCTGCCCTACTGCAACGACGACCCGATCGTGTGCCAGCGCCTGGAGGATCTCGGCTGCGCCGCCGTGATGCCCATGGGCTCCCTGATCGGCTCCGGGATGGGGGTGGCCAACCCGGCCAATCTGGAGCTGATCTGCCGCCGGGCGAAGGTGCCGGTCGTCGTCGATGCCGGCATCGGCACGGCCTCGGACGCGGTGATCGCCATGGAGCTCGGCGCCTCCGCCTGCCTGATCAACACCGCCGTCGCCAAGGCCGACGATCCGGTGCGGATGGCCCACGCCATGGGCCGGGCCGTGGAGGCCGGGCGCGACGCGCACCTCGCCGGGCGGATCCCCCGCCGCGGCCGGGCCGAGCCGTCGAGCCCGCAGCTCGGCCTCGTCGGCTCGTGA